The DNA sequence tttaaattctaaaaatctaaaaaatttatagatCACGTTTTTACGGTTCGTATTCGTACCGGTTAGTCTCTCTCCACTTCTACGTCTCAGTACgacattgaaaaaaaatttcaagcGTTAGGATTTAGTGGGCCATTTCAAACTCGGTGGAGCCCGTTCTAGGCCCATTGATGAGCCACGTTGAGTTTTAGCTATtattaaacaattaaataaatcatcacttataaatatttaaaaatatgagatTTTTTGAGTTAATTtagtcttatttaatttttttagtaataatttaGGAGATAATTTAGATGAAAATATAGAATTTGATATTTTTGGAATTTATTgcacttaatattttaataaaaaatttatatgaatgaaattttataaatatataaaattttataattattataggaAATCATTTATGTTTTGAGTTTATATAGTTTGGATatgaacaaaataaaattatctttgTTTTTATGTGGGTTTTCCAATTCACACTGAAGTTTATCCGTTGCCTGACGTCTTGAAGCTTATCTTATCAATTCCAGAGGCTGATTGATCGTCATTTTTCCACTAAGAAGGAAGACTAATTTTCAGTTGCAGagatgatttaattaaaatttattttaaatcatttcaaaaatatcaaaaaaaaatataaaaaaaaatgaaagaagacAATTGAATCACCCATTCTATCGCCTTATTTAATTTGGATATAACAGCTTTattataaaatctattaaatttatcACAAATGTTACGattgatatttaattttgatagaactgcttattttttataaataatgctAAATTTATCACTAATAATATCGCTAGTACTcgattttgaattaattattttttataataaaaaagaaaaatttataagttttaattatataaaaaaattgtatatttaaatattctttaaaaaaataaatattgaataataatAGAACCTTCTGCTttctattttaataattgaacTAATCGGACACCAATAATTTAGAAATAATgaattgatttgaaaaaatCATGACGATAGGACATTGATGAACTCATACATAACGTATTGGTGAAATCACATATTCAAACGTATTCATGAACTCATACTGACTCTTCCTCATGTACACTAAGCGGGAGCATTCGgtcagttcgatttaaaatcgaattaactgaataaattaaaaattgaaattttagtgtttataaaaatcgaatcgaatcgattttaatcagaaattaaatcaaaccgaaccgatctgattcggtttgattcaattcgatttgatcgatttcgatttttaataatttttttattttttacactttatttttaatattttaaaatttaattaaaatattttaattttaatatgatttaatttctctatcttattgaaaaaatatattattatcactaatcggttcagttcgatttttttggttttttctgatcaaaaccgaaccgaaccgaaataactgaaatttctgaaattaaaaactgaaccactgaaccgaactgaaatgtataaaaaacagaattaaattttcaaatcgattcgatttaatcgaTATTTttgatttaaaccgaatactggtCACTCTGATGTAAACCTTATTTAATCTccataatgaaatttattagttaatttataatttatgatttcataattaacttaaattttaaacaataaaattatcgttatcaaattaattttgtttaaattttcttaattaatttaattttattagtttttcacCTATTCTAATAATaggttttaattaatttctgacatagtaaattaaaaatataatattttctgcttatttatatgtatattagtagttttcataattattttctttaaaaatatagtaaaattgcttttttataaaaacaatttaatataaaatgaaaacattaatataaaataaaatattttcaattaattttcaattataccatctttaatataaaatgaaaatattaatttttattaaaataataaaattattattagtaaAATATGATTTGAGTTAAATATGAAGAGATAATTTAGTGtctcatttgaaaaaaaataaacaattagtgataaattatattaaaagtaagttaaatttaaataaaattataatagttaatttatattttaattataatataaaaagagaaaGTGGACTAAATGAgctaatttagaaattttatttctttgaaatattttttagaaaatttttttaaatttttgttgtctaaaagattttcataaaatatttaaaagttaggaaaattttaaataaaaattaaaaattgagagagtaaaaactgaaatttttcagatttactcaaatatatttattattatgctaaactttgattataatatttataatattttagctGTTGTttaaaaacaatattttaatgtcattattaattttattaattaagacaatcgtaaattatatttaatattttaaaattttatatcgtGGAGtatgtataaataaattttatataaaattaaaaattattaaaatcgttatgattttaacaataattcaatattatttttgagtttagtatttattttatttttaattttatatttttttatctaatgtGATCAGAGTTTTGAATTGAGATTCATTCCAAATGCGTTTCATGATTAATCTTTCAGAATTCCGCACTAATTGTGGAGTGCCTATGAAatagatttatataaaaaaaattaaaaattttattaaaattatcataattttaaattattttattttatttttaaactgtGTATTTTATCTCTTATAAAAAagtcaattatatttttttacatcatttttttattatggcAATTTACTTCAAAagcaatatatatttataaaaattatgagattttttgaataaaaaaaatttaaatatttattatcttttatatttatattctaaatctaaaattttagataataaaataaatcttttaataattgactcaattttagttatttattttaattaattttaataaaattttttttatctgacACATGTaagattattatttaaaaaatctattgaataaaaaattaaattatttatgttaatttatatttatatttatatttaaaattttaaatttaaattaaatttttttattcgatCTCGAAtataattaaactgaaaaattataatatagtttctataattttatttgattaataaaataatttttaaaatatatatttttatttcaataatatttttttattaattttattatttatttctcatattcatttatatatagatattgtagattaataaaaattttaaatataaaaaattataatataaaatatatgttattttattttatttaatattattcatataaaatatcatttttatcGAATTagctaataaattaatatatattataaatttatttgttatataaatgaataaaattaaaatattaaatatctcaaataacttataaaaaatattattttttttataaaagtagaTGTGAAatgatttataatatattattttatttcatgttattaatataaaatataattttcatatattataaattatatgtataatTTATAATGATAAGTATAAATCttcaatgaaatattttaatatataatattttatatagtgaaaatttaagaaattatattataatttttattaattttttaaattcaattttgatatttttattataattatgaattaatatattaagaatttttctgttaaaattaattaaagtaaatgattaaaattaaagtaaatgtgaaaattttaatttttattgtttaaaattttaaattcataatataAAGTGAATAGTGGTAAAtagtttgtatttttttaataaattaaattataataagtaaatataaattaattatattaataattatttataaaaaaaattaaaattaccctACTTAGTAAAATGTTTAATCATTAATTAGCTATTCAGCATTTTAATTTTCATGTAAGCAAGGATTTAACTCATGAATTTTCAATCAAAGTGAAAAGAGGCGGCCTTCTTGTTTGATCCTGGCCGCCCTGTAGATTTGCATTATGTATAAAAAGAGCTTCTCAACTGTGCTGAGAACAGTATAAACAAAGCTCCAATCATTTGCCACTCATCACCAGTGTTCCGAAGCTCTTTGCTCTCAAATGGGTCAATTTCTTCAATTTGTCTCTTCTTATCTTTGCTTTTGGTCTCTCGTTTAATTCCCTCTTATCAACGTCACAGGCCACACATAATCACACAAACCCACGAGTCCAGAGAGAGATGACTTTAAATTCCTTGAGCTTGGCTGCAAAAATCCCACAAATTCTCGGACAGAGAAGTGCTTACACGCCCAACTATGTTGGGAAATTTTTCTACTTCTTCTCTTGCAGTAGAACTCATCAAAACAGCTCTCTCCAAATTGTCTCTCTTTCTAAGTTAAACCAAACCCAAAATTTTACTTCTTCAATAATGGAGGACCCAAAACGCTTGAGCCTTTCTTCTCCAGAACCTGAAAAATATTCCAAAGAAATGGAGGTTGCTGTTAGAGCTGTGCAGATGGCTTGTTCTCTTTGTCAGAAAATTCAGGACAGTGTGATTTCTAAAGCCACTAGTCAGGTTCAAGCCAAGGATGACAATTCCCCTGTCACTGTAGCAGGTACCCatcatcttgattttttttcccctttgttTTGTTATGGGTTCTTGCTATTTGTTTTCAGagttcaaaatttgaattgggTTTAACATGGGACTTAATATTTCACTATCATTCTACTGTTCTTGTTTTTTCTTGACAATGTTGTTCAATTAGCCATCATTAATCTCTGCTAATTGTTATCTCAGTTTGAGAATTATGCTAGGGAATATACACTTGCGGCTGATAATGAAAGTGACACTTTTCATATATGCTATTCCTTATTGTTTTCTTTCTAATTTTGGTGGGAGGAACTGTAGACAGCTGTTGCAATTATGGGGAGTGAGGAATAATTTGCCAGACAGCCCATGTTACTGCTAAAATGAAGAAATCTTCATCCTCTCATGGaatatttcatatatttacTGTCTTATACtaggaaaaagaagaagtgGACAACTGAGTCTTTATTAAAAACCTGCAAGAATTCAGCAAATTTGGTGATAAAACAAGAAGTTTTTTGACAGGCCACAATTACCAATGTAGGAAATGGAAGTTAGAACTTGAGCATCTATTTCAGCTGATTAATTTCCTAGTGGGAGAAAAAAGCATGTATTTACATAAACTAGACAAATGAAAAGGGGATGACCAATGTATTAGACCTACAAGTCCAAGTCtagtttttcttaaaatatgcataaaaaaTTCATACATGTTCTGCCAATAAGCTGCATCTTCTGTGCAGATAGaaatgttttctttcttttttagatGCCAGTGCTAGAGAATTTACATGTCATCACCAAATAAATGTCAATGGAGCTTTTTTTTTCATGTTAATGAAGCTATCTATCATGATAAAGTTATATACCCTGGTTATCATTAAGAAATAATGCtggaattaaaatatttaacaaaatagCAAATGGATATTTGCTTTGTTCACAAAATGTAGTCTGCCTTACTGCAAAAACAGTGGAAGACATAAGATGCATATGTTTGCACCAATCAAACTAGCGGCAGTAAAACAACCATCTCCTTGTCTTTTCTGGTTGTCTTCCTCCACAAAGATTAATAAATTGTCTTTTGTTATATGAAAACAAATTCTCATTCAATGGAACTGTGTATTGAAACACTGTGAGTTATGTATTTCTCCTGCATGTAGTGACAGTAGGAAACACCAAACTATTTTGCAGATTGATGACTTCCTTGTTTTAGTCGTTGTATGCTTCTTATTTGGTTTTTCCTTATCGAAATATTTCTGTTTGTTTCTCTCTTCTTTCACTATCAAAGTCTCTGTATTGCTCAGAAGAGCTATCCACTTTAAAAACATTCCTAACATGCATTTGTTTTTAGATATTGTTTGATAACCTTTTTAAAAACTATTCAATTGCCATTGAAAGGGAGATCAAGATACTATGGTAACTTTTGCTCGTGAAATTCTTTCAAATTTTCTGGCTGATTTTATTGTTTTCAATTTAATGAAACTTTGGAGTTTAGTCGTATCTTATCATTCACTGTCGTTGATGATTTATTGTTGGGCTTACTGATTAGTCTCATGCATGTGGTTGTAAGTGAAGGTTTCTGAGAAAATTGTCCACTCTGTGCTACTAACCAAACTTTATTTTTGACTACTTCGATATTTAGACAGTTTCTGTATTCTGATGTACTATACAGCAGAGGACAATTTTTGTCTAAACTGGATCTATATGGATTCATAGTGTAAACACATAGGGCTTCATATAGGTGCCACTATCATTTTACACTACGGGTTCATGTAGACACGGTCTAGGTAAGTTTTTCTCTACAGCAGATTACTGTATTGCAGCATAGTTGGCTAATTCTCTTGATGGCACCATGCAAACAGATTGGAGCGTCCAAGCCACTGTCAGCTGGATACTATCAGAGTCCTTAGGGAATACGAACGTCTCAATACTTGCTGAGGAAGATGTTCAAACCCTCTCCAAGGCTGATAAGTCTGGCCTGTTAGAAGCTGTAGTTCAAAATGTGAATGAATGCTTGTCTGAAGCCCCCCGCTTCGGTCTTAAAGCTCCACAAATGTTTCTCACCACAGCAGAGGTTCTTGAAGCCATCAGTCATTGCAACTCAACCGGCGGTCCCACTGGAAGATTTTGGGCCCTTGATCCTGTGGACGGTACATTAGGCTTCGTGCGTGGAGATCAATATGCTGTAGCTTTAGCATTGATAGAGGATGGAGAGGTTGTGCTTGGGGTTCTTGGTTGCCCTAACTATCCAATGAGGAAAGAATGGTTAAATTATCACCACCGGTATCATCGAATTATATCTAAGTTAACCCCACCAACATCTGAATCTTGGGATAAAGGCTGTGTGATTTATGCAAAGAAAGGGAGTGGAGAAGCTTGGATGCAACCTCTAATCCGGGGACAAAAAAAGCTAGTGTGGCCAAACTCTGCACGGCCCGTCCAAGTATCATCCATCGACAATCCAGCTCTGGCTACTTTTTGTGAACCAGTTGAGAAGGCGAATTCAAGCCATTCCTTCACTGCAGGACTAGCTCATAGTGTGGGCCTCAGGTGAACTCATTTTCTATTCTTCCTCCTCTTGAATGTAACTTAAAATCTAAAAGCTCATCTCATGTGCTAGGAAGAACAATTGCGATTTCATATAGATGAAGGGGCATGATACTCAGCTGTGTATAAGAGCTCAATcatcatatttttcttttaagtgcAGAACGCAACCACTACGAGTGTACAGCATGGTGAAGTATGCTGCTATAGCTCGAGGAGACGCAGAGATTTTTATGAAGTTTGCAAGGGCTGGCTACAAGGAGAAGATTTGGGATCATGCAGCTGGCGTTGTCATCATAGAAGAAGCAGGTGGTGTGGTTACTGACGCCGGAGGGCGTCCACTGGATTTCTCAAAGGGCATGTACTTAGAAGGTCTTGATCGAGGCATAATAGCGTGTGCCGGAGCCAAATTACATGACAAAATTATCAAGGCTGTTGATGCTAGCTGGAACTCCTCTAGTCTGTAAGGTTTTCATTGTTTTACGTTAATAAGAGTGAACAAGTTACTTAGAAGACAGTAGAGAAATAATAATCATTTTGCAGTTCTTTCTCATGTTCATAGAGAAGCAGTAAGCTTTTAAATTGTGTTcagcaaaatatatatatatatatattactgtAAAGCATAAAATTTGcagaaaaattttgagaatcCAAATGGGTTCATGGAGCTGCAGTGTTGATAACTAGTAAAGATGTTGTCATCCATGGAGATCAACAAACGAATCAATCAACTGaaggatttaaattttaataaaaagaaacaCCAGCCATTTGGTCAAATTAGCATTAAAGAAGGCAGGCATAGGGTTCAATTAATTTTCAGGTCGTAGAAGTTGAACTTTTCTCAACTGGGCAAAATTGCAATTAAAAtttgtgaggatttgggttggcTGGGTTAGCCCAGTTGTCTCGTTGTAGTTAGTCGTTGGCTTTTGGGTCCCAAAAGGCTGAATGGGCTGAATGGTAGAGCTGATTGAGAGGATAACGACTCAAAGGATACTAATTTTTCATGAATTTCTTACATGTCTGATAGTTTTTTAGTACAGATTATGTGATAATGTTCTAGAAATGATTCAAAATCTAAAGACATGAGGTAGGGACATTTG is a window from the Manihot esculenta cultivar AM560-2 chromosome 16, M.esculenta_v8, whole genome shotgun sequence genome containing:
- the LOC110603896 gene encoding PAP-specific phosphatase HAL2-like, with translation MTLNSLSLAAKIPQILGQRSAYTPNYVGKFFYFFSCSRTHQNSSLQIVSLSKLNQTQNFTSSIMEDPKRLSLSSPEPEKYSKEMEVAVRAVQMACSLCQKIQDSVISKATSQVQAKDDNSPVTVADWSVQATVSWILSESLGNTNVSILAEEDVQTLSKADKSGLLEAVVQNVNECLSEAPRFGLKAPQMFLTTAEVLEAISHCNSTGGPTGRFWALDPVDGTLGFVRGDQYAVALALIEDGEVVLGVLGCPNYPMRKEWLNYHHRYHRIISKLTPPTSESWDKGCVIYAKKGSGEAWMQPLIRGQKKLVWPNSARPVQVSSIDNPALATFCEPVEKANSSHSFTAGLAHSVGLRTQPLRVYSMVKYAAIARGDAEIFMKFARAGYKEKIWDHAAGVVIIEEAGGVVTDAGGRPLDFSKGMYLEGLDRGIIACAGAKLHDKIIKAVDASWNSSSL